The following proteins come from a genomic window of Kitasatospora cathayae:
- a CDS encoding aKG-HExxH-type peptide beta-hydroxylase — translation MDLSTVFRMPPIHDLHQAKTQRIHHTLERGAGRAITAPEPTAAAYALAHHVLEGAEHAARTNDPDTFAWYIEHPDAGAADLAPAGPLTVAPDEANLITSSISDTPYYVLGPTTQAAPEHLHKLTLESAGLAAEHGFGELVDAHAPLVCLLTGKPLGSPLRSWTISRMPGTVFLDYVPDNPVMVARDLVHEAGHNWLNDALTATGCEIDNTQTFYSPWKKTHRPAYGFLHGCWSFSLVALYVAAVLPTTGDETHTFLTAYLDRQRTQLRIVTGDHETALQTITDATLRFRLRNVYRHALAL, via the coding sequence ATGGACCTCAGCACCGTCTTCCGCATGCCCCCGATCCACGACCTCCACCAAGCCAAGACCCAGCGCATCCACCACACCCTCGAACGCGGCGCCGGCCGCGCCATCACCGCGCCCGAGCCCACCGCCGCGGCCTACGCCCTCGCGCACCACGTCCTCGAAGGCGCCGAACACGCCGCCCGCACCAACGACCCCGACACCTTCGCCTGGTACATCGAGCACCCCGACGCCGGCGCCGCCGACCTCGCCCCGGCCGGTCCACTCACCGTCGCCCCCGACGAGGCGAACCTGATCACCTCGTCCATCTCCGACACCCCGTACTACGTGCTCGGCCCCACCACCCAGGCCGCCCCGGAGCACCTGCACAAGCTCACCTTGGAGTCGGCCGGCCTCGCCGCCGAGCACGGCTTCGGCGAACTCGTCGACGCCCACGCCCCCCTCGTGTGCCTGCTCACCGGCAAGCCGCTGGGCAGCCCCCTGCGCTCCTGGACCATCAGCCGCATGCCCGGCACCGTCTTCCTGGACTACGTCCCGGACAACCCGGTCATGGTCGCCCGCGACCTCGTCCACGAGGCTGGCCACAACTGGCTCAACGACGCCCTCACCGCCACCGGCTGCGAGATCGACAACACCCAGACCTTCTACTCCCCCTGGAAGAAGACCCACCGGCCCGCCTACGGATTCCTCCACGGCTGCTGGTCGTTCTCCCTGGTCGCCCTCTACGTCGCCGCCGTCCTGCCCACCACCGGCGACGAGACCCACACCTTCCTCACCGCCTATCTCGACCGCCAGCGCACCCAGCTCCGCATCGTCACCGGCGACCACGAGACCGCCCTGCAGACCATCACCGACGCCACCCTCCGCTTCAGGCTGCGGAACGTCTACCGGCACGCCCTCGCGCTGTGA
- a CDS encoding MFS transporter, producing the protein MRLLRRGPVLLLWGAQTASVFGDRLYALAVMWLAWQRSGGAAMGLVAIAESVPYIVLGTVGRRVMERFTTLRSLALVDLVRMVLVAALPWTWEVSGTPGLLVSAALLGVGGALFDPNLGALVPELVRPGEVQAVNGLMDSTSRIARVAGPGSAGVLLAVMPMAGLFWLDAGTFALSAVALAVLGAGTGLRASAPAGSTAASGAGPRTRARALVRTHPETGVVLAVHGIAIFAGAVSIVMPALVAVRLGGGVGTYGVMLAATGAGSIVGNAVAGNVRLPNSLPLFYCAAWTVSGALMAVTGSVSTVTELVAVSAAYGAVSPFLAVSLSTHLAQFPPAARRRLLTLDQTVIRTMGTLAMAGIPALAAAHPRAGFTAGGVATAVVGIVGCAVVVWWARTRTPLPGAEPALESVGG; encoded by the coding sequence GTGCGGCTGCTGCGGCGGGGCCCGGTTCTTCTCCTGTGGGGCGCGCAGACGGCGTCGGTGTTCGGTGACCGGTTGTACGCCTTGGCGGTGATGTGGCTCGCCTGGCAGAGATCCGGCGGCGCGGCGATGGGGCTGGTGGCCATCGCGGAGTCGGTGCCGTACATCGTGCTCGGCACCGTCGGCCGGCGGGTGATGGAGCGGTTCACCACGCTGCGCTCGCTGGCCCTGGTGGACCTGGTGCGCATGGTGCTGGTCGCAGCGCTGCCGTGGACGTGGGAGGTGTCCGGCACGCCCGGGTTGCTGGTGTCGGCCGCCCTTCTCGGAGTCGGAGGGGCGCTGTTCGACCCGAACCTCGGGGCCCTGGTGCCAGAGCTGGTGCGACCAGGGGAGGTGCAGGCCGTCAACGGGCTGATGGACTCGACCAGCCGGATCGCCCGGGTCGCCGGGCCCGGGTCCGCGGGCGTGCTGCTGGCCGTGATGCCGATGGCCGGGCTGTTCTGGCTGGACGCGGGAACGTTCGCGCTCTCCGCCGTCGCCCTGGCCGTGCTCGGCGCAGGTACCGGCTTGCGGGCATCGGCACCGGCAGGCTCGACCGCAGCCTCGGGGGCCGGCCCGCGGACGCGGGCCCGAGCCCTGGTGCGCACGCACCCGGAGACCGGGGTGGTGCTGGCCGTCCACGGGATCGCGATCTTCGCGGGCGCGGTGTCGATCGTGATGCCCGCGCTGGTGGCGGTGCGGCTCGGCGGCGGGGTCGGCACCTACGGTGTGATGCTGGCCGCCACCGGGGCCGGGTCGATCGTCGGCAACGCCGTCGCGGGGAACGTCCGCCTCCCGAACTCTCTCCCGCTGTTCTACTGCGCCGCGTGGACGGTGTCCGGGGCGCTGATGGCGGTGACCGGGTCGGTCAGCACGGTCACCGAGCTGGTGGCGGTGTCGGCGGCGTACGGGGCCGTCTCGCCGTTCCTGGCGGTGTCGCTGTCCACGCACCTGGCGCAGTTCCCGCCAGCCGCCCGCAGGCGGCTGCTGACGCTCGACCAGACGGTGATCCGGACCATGGGCACCCTCGCGATGGCCGGGATTCCCGCGCTGGCCGCGGCCCACCCAAGGGCCGGGTTCACCGCCGGCGGTGTCGCCACTGCCGTGGTAGGCATCGTTGGGTGCGCGGTCGTGGTGTGGTGGGCGAGGACCCGCACGCCACTGCCGGGCGCCGAGCCGGCGCTGGAGAGCGTGGGCGGCTGA
- the ku gene encoding non-homologous end joining protein Ku: protein MARPMWTGVLAFGLVTVPVALYTATQSHDIHFHQLQRGTCDRVRNKRVNERTGKEVEYADIVKGYEVTEGEYVIVEPDELDQISPGRSRTIDIAGFVDLADVDPIFFDRTYYLGPRGREYAKIYALLVEALEHAGKAGLAMFAMRGKEYLTAVRSEGGLLELHTMHFADEIRDPRGEVGDLPEKVKLSPQEVKTAEQLIGMLAIEWKPDEWHDTYEEQVRKLVEDKLAGRQIAVSAGPAPEATNVVDLMDVLRRSLEDARKGEPAGKAKKPSSRTAAARASRSPKPTGGKKSTSAKATPGKTAAKRASATGKQQLSQLTKAELYKRATDLDIPHRSTMTRDELQHALEHAGRSRRKAS, encoded by the coding sequence ATGGCCCGACCCATGTGGACCGGAGTGCTCGCCTTCGGGCTGGTCACCGTACCGGTCGCCCTGTACACCGCGACCCAGTCCCACGACATCCACTTCCACCAGCTGCAGCGCGGCACCTGCGACCGGGTCCGCAACAAGCGCGTCAACGAGCGCACCGGCAAGGAGGTCGAGTACGCAGACATCGTGAAGGGCTACGAGGTCACCGAGGGCGAGTACGTCATCGTCGAGCCGGACGAGCTGGATCAGATCTCCCCCGGCCGCTCGCGCACCATCGATATCGCCGGCTTCGTCGACCTCGCCGACGTCGACCCGATCTTCTTCGACCGCACCTACTACCTCGGGCCCCGCGGCAGGGAGTACGCGAAGATCTACGCGCTCCTGGTCGAGGCCCTGGAGCACGCGGGAAAGGCCGGGCTGGCGATGTTCGCGATGCGCGGCAAGGAGTACCTGACCGCGGTGAGGTCCGAAGGCGGGCTCCTGGAGCTGCACACCATGCACTTCGCCGACGAGATCCGCGACCCCCGCGGTGAGGTCGGCGACCTGCCGGAGAAGGTCAAACTGTCCCCGCAGGAGGTCAAGACCGCCGAGCAGCTCATCGGCATGCTCGCCATCGAGTGGAAGCCCGACGAGTGGCACGACACCTACGAGGAACAAGTCAGAAAACTCGTTGAGGACAAGCTCGCCGGCCGCCAGATCGCCGTCTCCGCCGGACCCGCACCCGAGGCCACCAACGTCGTCGACCTCATGGACGTCCTTCGCCGCAGCCTCGAGGACGCCCGCAAGGGCGAACCCGCCGGGAAAGCGAAGAAACCGTCCTCCCGGACTGCAGCCGCCCGCGCCAGCCGCTCCCCCAAGCCCACCGGCGGCAAGAAGAGCACCTCCGCCAAAGCCACCCCAGGCAAGACCGCAGCAAAACGCGCCAGCGCCACCGGCAAACAGCAGCTGTCCCAGCTCACCAAGGCTGAGCTCTATAAACGGGCCACCGACCTCGACATCCCCCACCGCTCCACCATGACCCGCGACGAGCTCCAGCACGCCCTCGAACACGCCGGACGGTCACGACGCAAGGCATCATGA
- a CDS encoding RNA polymerase sigma factor, which produces MNHDDQGEDGHDLQLPIEFEAFFELYHQRYLDYARAQLSLCEPEQIQDLVEEVLAHLGADWERVLQRPNPTNYAWGALRFAVEHERRQRGEVLRLVEKAVFMAAASRATRPVFEALEDGLGVYDAISRLPERQYDALLLKQFLGYTTAQTADVMGISPPTVRALIHQARTRLRKHTLLAASESDEE; this is translated from the coding sequence GTGAACCACGACGACCAGGGCGAGGACGGCCACGACCTGCAGCTGCCGATAGAGTTCGAGGCCTTCTTCGAGCTCTACCACCAGCGCTACCTGGACTACGCCCGCGCCCAGCTCTCGCTGTGCGAGCCCGAGCAGATCCAGGACCTGGTCGAGGAGGTCCTCGCCCACCTCGGCGCCGACTGGGAACGCGTACTCCAGCGGCCCAACCCCACCAACTACGCCTGGGGGGCGCTGCGCTTCGCGGTCGAGCACGAGCGCCGCCAGCGAGGCGAGGTGCTGCGACTGGTCGAGAAGGCCGTCTTCATGGCCGCTGCCAGCCGCGCCACCCGGCCCGTCTTCGAAGCCTTAGAGGACGGGCTCGGGGTCTACGACGCGATCAGCCGCCTGCCCGAGCGCCAGTACGACGCTCTCCTGCTCAAGCAGTTCCTCGGCTACACCACGGCCCAGACCGCTGACGTGATGGGCATCAGCCCGCCAACGGTCCGCGCGCTCATCCACCAGGCCCGCACCAGGCTCCGCAAGCACACCCTGCTCGCCGCCTCCGAATCCGACGAGGAGTGA
- a CDS encoding DNA-binding protein encodes MTTGQAGTALGCSIPTVKKLMATGVVPGVRDVGRQVFPLAALQALQARPAADLTVLGTAEVAVLRSDAPSRVDEPDRDWIGFGAALDQAQLLAALSGWWRCDPARVAAGGVLPVTVAGFVVAVLTGLTEWESDGTVGTTGRFRFPKARLAGYLTDLTAPANAADPADPEDARLAGLLLGTRLASVSGGPIAYVTTNPTTDTTTDEGE; translated from the coding sequence GTGACGACCGGTCAAGCCGGGACGGCGCTGGGGTGCTCGATCCCGACGGTGAAGAAGCTGATGGCCACCGGCGTGGTCCCGGGCGTGCGCGACGTCGGCCGGCAGGTGTTCCCGCTGGCCGCGCTCCAGGCGCTCCAGGCCCGGCCTGCCGCCGACCTGACCGTGCTCGGTACGGCCGAGGTCGCGGTGCTGCGCTCGGACGCCCCGTCCCGGGTGGACGAGCCGGACCGCGACTGGATCGGCTTCGGTGCCGCGCTGGACCAGGCGCAGCTGCTGGCCGCGCTGTCCGGCTGGTGGCGGTGCGACCCGGCCCGCGTCGCGGCCGGCGGGGTACTGCCGGTGACGGTCGCCGGGTTCGTGGTCGCGGTGCTGACCGGCCTCACCGAATGGGAGTCCGACGGCACGGTCGGCACCACCGGCCGGTTCCGCTTCCCGAAGGCGCGCCTGGCCGGCTACCTGACCGACCTCACCGCCCCCGCCAACGCCGCCGACCCGGCCGACCCGGAAGACGCCCGCCTGGCGGGCCTGCTGCTCGGCACCCGCCTGGCGTCCGTGTCCGGCGGACCGATCGCCTACGTCACCACCAACCCGACCACCGACACCACCACCGACGAGGGGGAGTAA
- a CDS encoding helix-turn-helix domain containing protein, whose protein sequence is MSPADPNNPNEAARLTQQLIDQGYSKRQVAKMLGRDASLVSQFFTKGKGAAFVGALRQVVRAVRGGERDTEALGAVAQENVERRRTKTGQKARVRGKDVVGEAGGSMAGRAGKQAIKSGAAHLAPVVHETGQAGGRLAFTVRMKANQYTMSAGSTEDSPGLRRGFIPRADGTEERTYGSASTGGFDAAEWSRRVADHHGDVTEAMRAWLVETGRAVEDADIAYLEVRGWVPPSQQ, encoded by the coding sequence GTGAGCCCGGCCGACCCGAACAACCCGAACGAAGCCGCCCGCCTCACCCAGCAGCTCATCGACCAGGGCTACAGCAAGCGGCAGGTCGCCAAGATGCTCGGCCGCGACGCCTCCTTGGTCAGCCAGTTCTTCACCAAGGGCAAGGGCGCCGCGTTCGTCGGCGCGCTGCGCCAGGTAGTCCGCGCGGTGCGCGGCGGAGAGCGCGACACCGAGGCGCTCGGCGCCGTCGCCCAGGAGAACGTGGAGCGGCGCCGCACGAAGACCGGGCAGAAGGCGAGGGTCCGGGGCAAGGACGTCGTCGGCGAGGCGGGCGGCTCCATGGCCGGCCGGGCCGGGAAGCAGGCCATCAAGTCCGGCGCCGCCCACCTCGCCCCAGTGGTGCACGAGACCGGACAGGCCGGTGGCCGCCTCGCCTTCACCGTCCGGATGAAGGCCAACCAGTACACGATGTCGGCCGGCTCCACCGAGGACTCCCCGGGCCTGCGCCGCGGCTTCATCCCGCGCGCGGACGGCACCGAGGAGCGCACCTACGGCTCCGCGTCCACGGGCGGGTTCGACGCCGCCGAGTGGTCCCGGCGGGTCGCCGACCACCACGGCGACGTCACCGAGGCGATGCGGGCATGGCTGGTGGAGACCGGCCGCGCGGTCGAGGACGCCGACATCGCCTACCTGGAAGTCCGGGGCTGGGTGCCACCCAGCCAGCAGTAG